In Bacillus weihaiensis, the genomic stretch TTAATGGCTTTAATCGCAATATCACGTGCTTCTTCAGGGTTTTCATTAATAAAGTTTACACCTTTTTCGTGAGCTTTTACGATATTTTCAACAAGCTCTTTGTTTTCTTCAATTAATTTGCCGCTAGATACTAATACTGTATTTGGTAATGTTGTACCATATGAGATTTCATCTGTATCAACAATAATTTTTGCTCCATCATTTACAAGTGTAGATGCCCATGGTTCCGGAACAGCTGCAAGATCTACCTTACCTGATTCAAACATGGCCCCATATTGTGCCGGATTTCCTGTCACATGCTTTAATGTTCCACCAATACGAGCTGACGTAATGCCTAAGTCTTTTAGGAATGTTTCCATTTGTACGTCATGTGTGCAGCCTACTCCAGGTGTAATAAATGTCTTGTCATCTAAATCGTCAACAGATTGAATACCGCTTTTTGCTGATGCAACGACAACTGTACCACCTGAAGAAGCACCTGCAAGAATTTTTACGTCAGCACCATTTGCATAGTTGTTCATGACAGGACCTGGTCCTACTAAGCCTGCATGGATATCACCCGTCTTTAACGCAGTCATAAATGCTGCACCATCAGGGAATGTTTTATACGTTACTTTTACATTTTCTCCTAACGCTTCTTCAAAATAGCCTTTTTCTTTTGAAATCATTGCTGGTACGTGATCAATATTTGGGAAGTACCCAATGATTACCTCTTCTTGTGCAGCACCTGAGGTAGATGTTTCACTCGTTCCACACGCTGCTAATAACCCTATAAATAAAATTGAAATGAAGCCTAAAATAATACCTTTTTTCATGTGTGTATCCCTCCGTAATTAAGTATCTAATCCCCATTTTTTCATTACATTTTTCTCAATGCGTTGGAAAAATAATAAATCCACAATTACACCAATGACCATAATCATTAACATAATCGCAATAACTAAACTCATGTCGCCAAAATCTGACGCAAATTTTAATTTATAGCCTAACCCTGGACCTGTGCTTAACAGTTCAGCTGCCATTAAAGCTCTCCAAGCAAAAGCCCATGCAAGCCTAGTCCCTGTCACGATATAAGGTACCGCAGCCGGGAACATGACATTGATAAAAAGGGATAATCCTTTATAGTTCATCGTTTGAGCTGCTTTAATATAAAGTGGTGGAACATTTTTCATTCCTGTACGTACGTTGATTGTCATCACCAACGTAGCACCTAACACAACGATAA encodes the following:
- a CDS encoding aliphatic sulfonate ABC transporter substrate-binding protein translates to MKKGIILGFISILFIGLLAACGTSETSTSGAAQEEVIIGYFPNIDHVPAMISKEKGYFEEALGENVKVTYKTFPDGAAFMTALKTGDIHAGLVGPGPVMNNYANGADVKILAGASSGGTVVVASAKSGIQSVDDLDDKTFITPGVGCTHDVQMETFLKDLGITSARIGGTLKHVTGNPAQYGAMFESGKVDLAAVPEPWASTLVNDGAKIIVDTDEISYGTTLPNTVLVSSGKLIEENKELVENIVKAHEKGVNFINENPEEARDIAIKAIKEITDQDLDPAIVDSAWERVSYTTEVNAEVVQEFANSSFELKFLKEKPEFSDLIDTQFLTK
- a CDS encoding ABC transporter permease yields the protein MHPVVKRILFYGILLAVWQIAVTALDVSVSLLPAPTDVFQSLYTGFLDLTLVYDLVASFKRLVIGLLIALAIGLLVGVFLAKSKTADETLGSLVIALQSVPSIVWLPLAIMWFGLNEMAVTFIVVLGATLVMTINVRTGMKNVPPLYIKAAQTMNYKGLSLFINVMFPAAVPYIVTGTRLAWAFAWRALMAAELLSTGPGLGYKLKFASDFGDMSLVIAIMLMIMVIGVIVDLLFFQRIEKNVMKKWGLDT